From a region of the Labilithrix sp. genome:
- a CDS encoding helix-turn-helix transcriptional regulator, which translates to MTRTTSGKNQGLPGANGASKNGAAKHAHERDVCGPDEHARRARNVVISDDQLERAAAIFRAAGDISRLKLLHRLSDGEWCVTELAEAANVGLSTVSQQLRLLRAERIVARRRAGKHIFYSLADSHVSDLIRSAIEHASEPHTHGKADDVHDDADGA; encoded by the coding sequence ATGACGCGGACCACTTCTGGCAAGAACCAAGGCCTCCCCGGAGCGAACGGAGCGAGCAAGAACGGGGCGGCGAAGCATGCACACGAACGCGACGTGTGCGGACCGGACGAGCATGCGCGGCGGGCGCGGAACGTGGTCATCAGTGATGACCAGCTCGAGCGCGCGGCGGCCATCTTCCGCGCGGCGGGCGACATCTCGCGGCTCAAGCTGCTTCATCGCTTGAGCGACGGAGAGTGGTGCGTCACCGAGCTCGCCGAGGCGGCGAACGTCGGGCTCTCCACCGTCTCGCAGCAGCTCCGCCTGCTCCGCGCAGAGCGCATCGTCGCGCGGCGGCGGGCCGGCAAGCACATCTTCTATTCGCTCGCCGACAGCCACGTGAGCGATCTCATCCGCAGCGCGATCGAGCACGCATCCGAACCTCACACCCACGGCAAAGCCGACGACGTCCACGACGACGCCGACGGCGCCTGA
- a CDS encoding metallophosphoesterase, with amino-acid sequence MRRTLAIGDVHGCLEELRELLRAVDYRAGEDRLVFVGDLVDRGPDPVGVVREVRALEARGDVLAIMGNHEEKLVRWFKRVDEERTLGKKNAMTPPAPDRLAQWEAFDEEDRAWLASRPITAEAAPGWTVVHGGFESVAGAEQKPQKMLRCRWVDPETGKMIALAEGALAAPRGVVWTERWRGPSHVVYGHAVHSLESPRVDRPLPDVECWGIDTGCCFGGHLTALCLETRAITQVRAHTKYADLHGADE; translated from the coding sequence ATGCGGCGCACCCTCGCGATCGGAGACGTTCATGGCTGCCTCGAGGAGCTCCGCGAGCTGCTCCGCGCGGTGGATTATCGTGCGGGCGAGGATCGCCTGGTGTTCGTGGGGGACCTCGTCGATCGCGGTCCGGACCCGGTCGGCGTGGTGCGCGAGGTCCGGGCGCTCGAGGCGCGTGGCGACGTCCTCGCGATCATGGGCAATCACGAGGAGAAGCTCGTACGCTGGTTCAAGCGCGTCGACGAGGAGCGAACTCTCGGCAAGAAGAACGCGATGACGCCCCCCGCGCCCGATCGTCTCGCGCAGTGGGAGGCCTTCGACGAAGAGGACCGCGCGTGGCTCGCGTCGCGCCCGATCACGGCGGAGGCCGCGCCGGGCTGGACGGTGGTGCACGGCGGCTTCGAGTCAGTGGCGGGCGCGGAGCAGAAGCCCCAAAAGATGCTTCGATGCCGCTGGGTCGATCCGGAGACGGGCAAGATGATCGCGCTCGCGGAGGGCGCCCTCGCCGCCCCACGCGGCGTGGTGTGGACGGAGCGCTGGCGCGGCCCGAGCCACGTCGTCTACGGCCACGCGGTTCATTCGCTCGAGTCCCCGCGCGTGGACCGCCCTCTCCCCGACGTCGAGTGCTGGGGCATCGACACAGGCTGCTGCTTCGGCGGCCACCTCACCGCCCTCTGCCTCGAAACCCGCGCCATCACCCAGGTCCGCGCCCACACAAAGTACGCCGACCTCCACGGAGCGGACGAATGA
- a CDS encoding thiamine phosphate synthase: protein MKGLYAIVDTGLLARRGTDPIAYARAILEARPAALQLRAKDVPARAILSLLRALGPLCRQAGVPLVANDRADLATLAGCDVVHIGQEDLPYDLVHRIAPQLSVGISTHDLAQLERALADKPGYVAFGPVFATMTKVNPDPVVGIDGLRAAAAKTRAAGVPLVAIGGITLANAAEVAPHADAFAVIADLHPEGASLREVTERARAFQAAFGVPRIRSEVA, encoded by the coding sequence ATGAAGGGTCTCTACGCGATCGTCGACACCGGGCTCCTCGCGCGTCGCGGGACCGATCCGATCGCGTACGCACGCGCGATCCTCGAGGCGCGGCCCGCCGCGTTGCAGCTGCGCGCGAAGGACGTGCCCGCGCGCGCGATCCTCTCGCTCCTCCGCGCGCTCGGCCCGCTCTGCCGCCAGGCGGGCGTGCCGCTCGTCGCGAACGATCGCGCCGACCTCGCGACGCTCGCCGGTTGTGACGTCGTTCACATCGGACAGGAAGACCTGCCGTACGACCTCGTTCACCGCATCGCGCCGCAGCTCTCCGTCGGCATCTCCACCCACGACCTCGCGCAGCTCGAGCGCGCGCTCGCGGACAAACCCGGGTACGTCGCGTTCGGTCCGGTGTTCGCGACGATGACGAAGGTGAACCCGGATCCGGTCGTCGGCATCGACGGTCTGCGCGCGGCGGCGGCGAAGACGCGCGCCGCGGGCGTGCCGCTCGTCGCGATCGGCGGCATCACGCTCGCGAACGCGGCGGAGGTCGCGCCCCACGCCGACGCGTTCGCCGTCATCGCCGACCTCCATCCCGAAGGCGCCTCGCTCCGCGAGGTCACCGAGCGCGCGCGCGCGTTCCAGGCTGCGTTCGGCGTCCCGCGGATCCGATCCGAGGTGGCGTGA
- a CDS encoding DNA polymerase III subunit, translating into MTDLLANVRAQETALRTIDFALESDRVHHAYLFAGPNGVGKELAAFGLAQALVCERRGGDEGGGLFAAAAPEPKRVRACGACSACQRAVPREDTRPLHPDVVVIERGLYAPSSIGRRTPETQDISVDQIRTLVLARAAFAPHEGRAKVFIVRRAEELSDSAANALLKTLEEPGQKTHFILLTSQPEALLPTILSRTQRVRFAPLPDDVVQALLVEGGVEAARAAEVARLAGGSVEAGVLLADPDESEARDRFVADALAATTSPGIEPVLALAEAAKKDKDRLPAHIAALASKLAANAAESARAGRTDAEAIATRGRHALTALEHLSGNGAAQLVVEAMLTRMRAT; encoded by the coding sequence ATGACCGATCTCCTCGCCAACGTACGCGCCCAAGAGACCGCGCTCCGCACGATCGACTTCGCGCTCGAGTCGGATCGGGTCCATCACGCCTATCTCTTCGCGGGCCCGAACGGCGTCGGGAAGGAGCTCGCCGCGTTCGGCCTCGCGCAGGCCCTCGTCTGCGAGCGGCGCGGCGGCGACGAGGGAGGCGGCCTCTTCGCCGCCGCCGCCCCCGAGCCGAAGCGCGTGCGCGCGTGCGGCGCGTGCTCGGCGTGCCAGCGCGCGGTGCCGCGCGAGGACACGCGGCCGCTCCACCCCGACGTCGTCGTGATCGAGCGCGGGCTGTACGCGCCCTCGTCGATCGGACGGCGCACGCCGGAGACGCAGGACATCTCGGTCGATCAGATCCGCACGCTCGTCCTCGCGCGCGCCGCCTTCGCGCCGCACGAGGGGCGGGCGAAGGTGTTCATCGTCCGTCGCGCGGAGGAGCTCAGCGACTCCGCCGCCAACGCGCTCCTGAAGACGCTCGAAGAGCCGGGACAGAAGACGCACTTCATCTTGCTCACGTCCCAGCCGGAGGCGCTCTTGCCGACCATCCTCTCGCGCACTCAGCGCGTCCGCTTCGCGCCGCTGCCCGACGACGTGGTGCAGGCGCTCCTCGTCGAGGGCGGGGTGGAGGCGGCGCGGGCGGCGGAGGTCGCGCGGCTCGCGGGCGGCAGCGTCGAGGCGGGCGTCCTCCTCGCCGATCCGGACGAGAGCGAAGCGCGCGATCGCTTCGTCGCCGACGCGCTCGCGGCGACGACGAGCCCCGGCATCGAGCCCGTCCTCGCCCTCGCGGAGGCGGCGAAGAAGGACAAGGACCGTCTCCCCGCGCACATCGCGGCGCTCGCCTCGAAGCTCGCCGCCAACGCGGCGGAGTCCGCGCGCGCCGGCCGAACCGACGCCGAAGCGATCGCGACCCGCGGCCGCCACGCGCTCACCGCCCTCGAGCACCTCTCCGGCAACGGCGCCGCCCAGCTCGTCGTCGAAGCCATGCTGACACGCATGCGCGCGACGTAG
- a CDS encoding DUF2961 domain-containing protein — MKRGWLAAVVAAAAACSLDVPPGEPAGPARPGRVDAPPGDAPIVLADAGREAAAAPALAPIAPPFDVASTAAAIDAWPRLFAGVRTHAVTSFDRSGGNDDGFGGTYSELYTDAVTGEHVLLDEVGPGVLRTLWFTSAGSGDTPLALGRVRFYFDDETTARIDVDADALFAGGAPPFAAALVDDNQETSGGFASWAPLAFRGRLRVTTEKAAGFYAAHVDTFPADWDVASWTTGQDDALVARFASAPAVTPAPIDRDATLAGEGIIELLRFVPTADLTDDALAAARIRIWFDGATAPQVDVPLGLFFGSGRGYARIDSVAWTMQPRLLESRLPLPFWSGARIAIDGIDGQASVHRVPPRWPRAETGTLEVHARPLSTTGPGDVVYADVTGSGKLVATVLAIDPEAPATKRWWEGDLRVMVDGARTPAIHGTGHEDDHLGGWSNELLSRPFTRPMQGCPRTDLLDTGAEFQKNGATTMYRLWPGIGFTSALRQTTEHGPGNSVTTRYAAAAFVYRRAQARRERTDAFDVGDRPQMQAHAYRAPSASARTLTSAFEGENDVAGPATLTATVHDVTGPLEFTLAIDPANEGVFLRRLADRSEAPARATLEVDGVAVTTVATWGPIAAARAWHERDVFVPAQLTRGKSRLSVRWIPAAGSKSSAARFEAWSIVQKDL, encoded by the coding sequence GTGAAGCGCGGTTGGCTCGCCGCCGTCGTCGCCGCGGCGGCGGCGTGCTCGCTCGACGTTCCGCCCGGCGAGCCCGCGGGCCCCGCGCGTCCCGGTCGCGTCGATGCGCCGCCCGGCGACGCGCCGATCGTCCTCGCCGACGCCGGGCGCGAGGCAGCGGCGGCGCCCGCGCTCGCGCCGATCGCGCCGCCGTTCGACGTCGCGTCCACCGCCGCCGCGATCGACGCGTGGCCGCGCCTCTTCGCCGGCGTCCGCACGCACGCGGTGACGAGCTTCGATCGCAGCGGCGGCAACGACGACGGCTTCGGCGGGACGTACAGCGAGCTCTACACCGACGCCGTCACCGGCGAGCACGTCCTCCTCGACGAGGTCGGCCCCGGCGTCCTGCGCACGCTCTGGTTCACCTCCGCGGGGAGCGGGGACACGCCGCTCGCGCTCGGGCGCGTGCGCTTCTACTTCGACGACGAGACGACGGCGCGGATCGACGTCGACGCCGACGCGCTCTTCGCCGGCGGCGCTCCGCCGTTCGCGGCGGCGCTCGTCGACGACAACCAGGAGACGAGCGGCGGCTTCGCGTCGTGGGCGCCGCTCGCGTTCCGGGGCCGCCTCCGCGTGACGACGGAGAAGGCGGCCGGCTTCTACGCCGCGCACGTCGACACGTTCCCCGCCGACTGGGACGTCGCGAGCTGGACGACCGGACAGGACGACGCGCTCGTCGCGCGGTTCGCGAGCGCGCCCGCGGTCACGCCGGCGCCGATCGATCGCGACGCCACCCTCGCGGGCGAAGGGATCATCGAGCTCCTCCGCTTCGTCCCGACCGCCGACCTCACCGACGACGCGCTCGCCGCCGCGCGGATCCGGATCTGGTTCGACGGCGCGACGGCGCCGCAGGTCGACGTCCCGCTCGGCCTGTTCTTCGGCTCCGGCCGCGGCTACGCGCGCATCGACTCGGTCGCGTGGACGATGCAGCCGCGCCTCCTCGAGTCGCGCCTCCCGCTCCCGTTCTGGAGCGGCGCGCGCATCGCGATCGACGGGATCGACGGCCAGGCGTCGGTGCATCGCGTGCCGCCGCGCTGGCCCCGCGCCGAGACCGGCACGCTCGAGGTGCACGCGCGCCCGCTCTCGACGACGGGGCCCGGCGACGTCGTCTACGCGGACGTGACCGGGAGCGGGAAGCTCGTCGCGACCGTGCTCGCGATCGATCCCGAGGCGCCCGCGACGAAGCGATGGTGGGAGGGCGATCTGCGCGTCATGGTCGACGGCGCGCGCACGCCCGCGATCCACGGCACCGGCCACGAGGACGATCACCTCGGCGGCTGGAGCAACGAGCTCCTCTCGCGGCCGTTCACGCGGCCGATGCAGGGCTGCCCGCGCACGGACCTCCTCGACACCGGCGCCGAGTTCCAGAAGAACGGGGCGACGACGATGTACCGGCTCTGGCCCGGCATCGGCTTCACGAGCGCGCTGCGGCAGACGACCGAGCACGGCCCGGGCAACAGCGTCACGACGCGCTACGCCGCGGCGGCGTTCGTCTACCGGCGGGCGCAGGCGCGGCGCGAGCGCACCGACGCGTTCGACGTCGGCGACCGCCCGCAGATGCAGGCGCACGCCTACCGCGCCCCGAGCGCGAGCGCGCGCACGCTGACGAGCGCGTTCGAGGGCGAGAACGACGTGGCTGGCCCGGCGACGCTGACGGCGACGGTGCACGACGTGACGGGCCCGCTCGAATTCACGCTCGCGATCGATCCGGCGAACGAGGGCGTGTTCCTGCGCCGCCTCGCCGATCGCAGCGAGGCGCCGGCGCGCGCGACGCTGGAGGTCGACGGCGTCGCCGTCACGACGGTCGCGACGTGGGGACCGATCGCGGCGGCGCGAGCGTGGCACGAGCGCGACGTCTTCGTCCCCGCGCAGCTCACGCGCGGCAAGTCGCGCCTCTCCGTGCGTTGGATCCCGGCGGCGGGGAGCAAGTCGAGCGCGGCGCGCTTCGAGGCGTGGTCGATCGTTCAGAAGGACTTGTAG
- a CDS encoding enoyl-CoA hydratase/isomerase family protein: MSNTVLTERDGAIVTVTLNRPDKLNALNEELLVALGQTFADLTKDATVSCAILTGAGEKAFAAGADIGAMLDMTTERARFFSEVGHRICSSIERAPFPVIGAVNGFALGGGCEIALACDFLYASDKAKLGQPEVNLGIIPGFGGTQRLARRVGIGRARELCYTGDTIGAEEALRIGLVNGVVAGPELLAKVKDVAGKIAKKGRVAIAQCKRVLYSGADVPLDTANALETQAFAMLFGTNDRREGMSAFLEKRAATFTGT; this comes from the coding sequence ATGAGCAATACCGTTCTTACCGAGCGAGACGGGGCAATCGTCACGGTCACGCTGAACCGCCCCGACAAGCTGAACGCGCTGAACGAGGAGCTCCTCGTCGCGCTCGGCCAGACCTTCGCCGACCTCACGAAGGACGCGACGGTGAGCTGCGCGATCCTCACCGGCGCGGGCGAGAAGGCCTTCGCCGCCGGCGCCGACATCGGCGCGATGCTCGACATGACGACGGAGCGCGCGCGCTTCTTCTCCGAGGTGGGCCATCGCATCTGCTCCAGCATCGAGCGCGCCCCCTTCCCCGTCATCGGCGCGGTCAACGGCTTCGCGCTCGGCGGCGGCTGCGAGATCGCGCTCGCGTGCGATTTCCTCTACGCGAGCGACAAGGCGAAGCTCGGCCAGCCCGAGGTGAACCTCGGCATCATCCCGGGCTTCGGCGGCACGCAGCGCCTCGCGCGCCGCGTCGGCATCGGCCGCGCGCGCGAGCTCTGCTACACCGGCGACACGATCGGCGCCGAAGAGGCGCTCCGCATCGGCCTCGTGAACGGCGTCGTCGCGGGCCCCGAGCTCCTGGCGAAGGTGAAGGACGTCGCCGGCAAGATCGCGAAGAAGGGCCGCGTCGCGATCGCGCAGTGCAAGCGCGTCCTCTACTCCGGCGCCGACGTCCCGCTCGACACCGCGAACGCGCTCGAGACGCAGGCGTTCGCGATGCTCTTCGGGACGAACGATCGCCGCGAAGGCATGAGCGCGTTCCTCGAGAAGCGCGCCGCGACCTTCACCGGCACGTGA
- a CDS encoding 3-hydroxybutyryl-CoA dehydrogenase (converts (S)-3-hydroxybutanoyl-CoA to 3-acetoacetyl-CoA), whose amino-acid sequence MNIQTIGVLGAGQMGGGIAQVAAAAGYAVVLCDATQELADKGRAKIAAILGKQVEKGKIKAEDKDALVARIKTVASPAEFKDCDLVVEAATENVELKIKLFKQCDEAMKPGAVLASNTSSISLTKLAGAVKRPSLVVGMHFMNPPPLMKLVEIVRAVQTSEETYAAVKAAAEKMGKTCTTSNDAPGFLVNRILIPMLCEACFALQEGVGTAADIDTGAKLGLNHPMGPLELSDLIGLDTVLAIADVLHRDIGDDKYRAPTMLRNLVAAGWLGKKTGRGFYEYDQAGAKK is encoded by the coding sequence ATGAATATCCAGACGATCGGCGTCCTCGGCGCCGGGCAAATGGGCGGCGGCATCGCGCAGGTCGCGGCCGCGGCGGGCTACGCGGTCGTGCTCTGCGACGCGACGCAAGAGCTCGCGGACAAGGGCCGCGCGAAGATCGCGGCGATCCTCGGCAAGCAGGTCGAGAAGGGCAAGATCAAGGCGGAGGACAAGGACGCCCTCGTCGCCCGGATCAAGACCGTCGCCTCGCCCGCCGAGTTCAAGGACTGCGACCTCGTCGTCGAGGCCGCGACCGAGAACGTCGAGCTGAAGATCAAGCTGTTCAAGCAGTGCGACGAGGCGATGAAGCCGGGCGCGGTCCTCGCGAGCAACACCTCGAGCATTTCGCTCACGAAGCTCGCCGGCGCGGTGAAGCGGCCCTCGCTCGTCGTCGGGATGCACTTCATGAACCCGCCGCCGCTGATGAAGCTCGTCGAGATCGTGCGCGCGGTGCAGACGAGCGAGGAGACCTACGCCGCGGTGAAGGCCGCGGCGGAGAAGATGGGCAAGACGTGCACGACGTCGAACGACGCGCCCGGCTTCCTCGTGAACCGCATCCTCATCCCGATGCTGTGCGAGGCGTGCTTCGCGCTGCAGGAGGGCGTCGGCACCGCCGCCGACATCGACACCGGCGCGAAGCTCGGGCTGAACCACCCGATGGGGCCGCTCGAGCTCTCGGACCTGATCGGCCTCGACACGGTCCTCGCGATCGCGGACGTGCTCCACCGCGACATCGGCGACGACAAGTACCGCGCGCCGACGATGCTCCGGAACCTCGTCGCGGCGGGCTGGCTCGGCAAGAAGACCGGCCGCGGCTTCTACGAGTACGATCAGGCGGGAGCAAAGAAATGA
- a CDS encoding tetratricopeptide repeat protein, with protein sequence MRKTALAVLLIGVAACARPTPIERAQQLVRLHREPEATALLRGHLGAHPDDVPARRLLVRVLAFAGDLEGAKREAEEIARRRPDDPTAWIEMGHAYELAHRFDEALAAYDTAASTAPASPLGPREGGMRAARWGEAEVAAPRLEEAIRRGASDAETFHVLGLVRLNLREYDAAKAAYERGLAADPKSSENVLGLATVAVARGDAQEALAAYDTLARMKPRHAAAQLGRAWALAKLGRRADAERALDRAAELGAAPANVAKMRAGLRAGDL encoded by the coding sequence GTGCGGAAGACAGCGCTCGCCGTCCTCTTGATCGGAGTCGCGGCCTGCGCGCGGCCGACGCCGATCGAGCGCGCGCAGCAGCTCGTTCGCCTCCATCGCGAGCCGGAGGCGACCGCGCTCCTCCGCGGGCACCTCGGCGCGCACCCCGACGACGTCCCGGCGCGCCGCCTCCTCGTCCGTGTGCTCGCCTTCGCCGGCGACCTCGAAGGCGCGAAGCGCGAGGCGGAGGAGATCGCGCGGCGCAGGCCCGACGATCCGACCGCGTGGATCGAGATGGGCCACGCGTACGAGCTCGCGCATCGCTTCGACGAGGCGCTCGCCGCGTACGACACGGCGGCGAGCACCGCGCCGGCGTCGCCGCTCGGACCACGCGAGGGCGGGATGCGCGCCGCGCGGTGGGGCGAAGCGGAGGTCGCCGCGCCGCGGCTCGAGGAGGCGATCCGCCGCGGCGCGAGCGACGCGGAGACGTTCCACGTCCTCGGCCTCGTGCGCTTGAACCTCCGCGAGTACGACGCGGCGAAGGCGGCGTACGAGCGCGGGCTCGCCGCCGATCCGAAGAGCAGCGAGAACGTGCTCGGGCTCGCCACCGTCGCGGTCGCGCGCGGCGACGCGCAAGAGGCGCTCGCGGCGTACGACACCCTCGCGCGGATGAAGCCGCGGCACGCGGCGGCACAGCTCGGGCGCGCGTGGGCGCTCGCGAAGCTGGGGCGGCGCGCCGACGCGGAGCGCGCGCTCGATCGGGCGGCGGAGCTCGGCGCCGCACCGGCGAACGTCGCGAAGATGCGCGCGGGCTTGAGGGCCGGCGATCTCTGA
- the mtnA gene encoding S-methyl-5-thioribose-1-phosphate isomerase, translated as MPGYRVVLLDQRRLPSQERFEFYARPEEVAQAIRDMVVRGAPAIGIAAAYGIAAAAMQARGDAASFLEAMRVADEVLRAARPTAVNLAWALDRMQVVVRDAAALDFATRVEAVAKTARALHKAEVDACRTLGRLGAELVPDGATVLTHCNAGALATGGYGTALGIVRAAREAGKEVKVLACETRPYLQGARLTAWELMKDKVPVEVIGDSMAAHFMAKKAIDLVVVGADRIARNGDAANKIGTYSHACAAAAHGIPFYVAAPWSTVDLACPNGDAIPIEERDERELTHFAVPEGGEAQIVPAGVRARNPSFDVTPARLLAAIVTERGVARPVTPESLAALAR; from the coding sequence ATGCCCGGCTACCGCGTGGTGCTCCTCGATCAGCGGCGCCTGCCGTCGCAGGAGCGCTTCGAGTTCTACGCGCGGCCGGAGGAGGTCGCGCAGGCGATCCGCGACATGGTCGTGCGCGGCGCGCCCGCGATCGGGATCGCCGCCGCGTACGGGATCGCCGCCGCCGCGATGCAGGCGCGCGGGGACGCCGCGTCGTTCCTCGAGGCGATGCGCGTCGCGGACGAGGTGCTCCGCGCGGCGCGCCCCACCGCGGTGAACCTCGCGTGGGCCCTCGACCGGATGCAGGTCGTCGTGCGCGACGCCGCCGCGCTCGACTTCGCGACGCGCGTCGAGGCGGTGGCGAAGACGGCGCGCGCGCTGCACAAGGCCGAGGTCGACGCGTGCAGGACGCTCGGGCGCCTCGGCGCGGAGCTCGTCCCCGACGGCGCGACCGTGCTCACGCACTGCAACGCGGGCGCGCTCGCGACCGGCGGCTACGGCACCGCGCTCGGGATCGTCCGCGCCGCGCGCGAAGCGGGGAAGGAGGTGAAGGTCCTCGCGTGCGAGACGCGGCCGTACCTCCAGGGCGCGCGCCTCACCGCGTGGGAGCTCATGAAGGACAAGGTCCCGGTCGAGGTGATCGGCGACTCGATGGCGGCGCACTTCATGGCGAAGAAGGCGATCGACCTCGTCGTCGTCGGCGCGGACCGCATCGCGCGGAACGGCGACGCCGCGAACAAGATCGGCACGTACTCGCACGCCTGCGCCGCCGCCGCGCACGGCATCCCGTTCTACGTCGCGGCGCCGTGGAGCACGGTCGACCTCGCGTGCCCCAACGGCGACGCGATCCCGATCGAGGAGCGCGACGAGCGCGAGCTCACCCACTTCGCGGTCCCGGAGGGCGGCGAGGCGCAGATCGTCCCCGCCGGCGTCCGCGCGCGGAACCCGTCCTTCGACGTCACGCCGGCGAGGCTCCTCGCCGCGATCGTGACGGAGCGCGGCGTCGCCCGCCCCGTCACGCCCGAGTCCCTCGCCGCGCTCGCGCGCTGA
- a CDS encoding dienelactone hydrolase family protein, translated as MHIVRAAFAVVLVAVVTSGCRNRPDEGTEEATIDVGGRERSYLYRLPPGHGADPTATWPLAILLHGQLGRGVNMEDQAHASSVADREGFVVIYPDGVDRSWNDYRGVTKASEQKVDDVAFIRALVDRFVAEREVDPKRVYVAGMSNGGMMSFRIACELGDRVAAIGAVGALMPANGADTCAPARPVSAMVIAGTEDPIVPYGGGTVARDLGEVLSGDATRARWVTLNACEPADPPRTIDGRDDGTRVVETRYPRCLEGSEVVFHAVEGGGHSWPSGDGAFPEIVTGKTSLDVDATEELFRFFARHTR; from the coding sequence ATGCACATCGTTCGAGCGGCCTTCGCCGTCGTCCTCGTCGCCGTCGTCACGTCTGGCTGTCGGAATCGACCCGACGAGGGGACGGAGGAGGCGACGATCGACGTCGGCGGGCGCGAGCGCTCGTACCTCTATCGCCTGCCGCCGGGCCACGGCGCGGACCCGACCGCGACGTGGCCGCTCGCGATCCTGCTCCACGGCCAGCTCGGTCGGGGCGTGAACATGGAAGACCAGGCGCACGCGAGCTCGGTCGCCGATCGCGAAGGATTCGTCGTCATCTACCCCGACGGCGTGGACCGCTCGTGGAACGACTACCGCGGCGTGACGAAGGCGAGCGAGCAGAAGGTCGACGACGTCGCGTTCATCCGTGCGCTCGTGGACCGCTTCGTCGCCGAGCGCGAGGTGGACCCGAAGCGCGTGTATGTTGCAGGCATGTCGAACGGCGGGATGATGTCGTTCCGAATCGCGTGCGAGCTCGGCGATCGGGTCGCGGCGATCGGCGCCGTCGGGGCGCTCATGCCCGCGAACGGCGCCGACACGTGCGCGCCGGCGCGGCCGGTCTCCGCGATGGTGATCGCCGGGACCGAGGATCCGATCGTGCCGTACGGCGGCGGCACGGTCGCGCGCGACCTCGGTGAGGTGCTCTCCGGGGACGCGACGCGGGCGCGCTGGGTGACGCTGAACGCGTGTGAGCCCGCCGATCCGCCGCGCACGATCGACGGCCGAGACGACGGCACCCGCGTCGTCGAGACGCGCTACCCGCGGTGCCTCGAGGGATCCGAGGTGGTGTTCCACGCCGTCGAAGGCGGCGGCCATAGCTGGCCGAGCGGCGACGGCGCGTTCCCGGAGATCGTGACGGGCAAGACGAGCCTCGACGTCGACGCGACGGAGGAGCTCTTCCGCTTCTTCGCTCGGCACACGCGCTGA
- the lipA gene encoding lipoyl synthase: protein MPVRASPNPARSSRGVHGASPVDWSAFRLGASSRKKDRIDPASGGRYVTGVASDPSRPASRFAPKPPWLKVRAPGGETYTNLKQTFRALDLHTVCEEARCPNVGECWGEGTATVMLLGDVCTRGCRFCAVTSGDPRGAVDVREPEHVARAIARLGLQYVVMTMVDRDDLLDGGAAHVAKTVTRLRELRPDILIETLLGDFGGHHDYVDLTVQAQPHVWAHNIEVVRRLQRTIRDVRCSYEKSLGVLKHVKDVDPERITKTSIMVGIGEEDDEVLETMADLRAAGVDLLTIGQYLRPTPKHAEVHRFVTPEAFARFAEEGKKLGFAYVASAPLVRSSYKAAEVFVRSVLRPDDPAAAGKLLEERLAEARRAAAAIDGSDVPKTTSELAARATAALLPATSLVRKPS from the coding sequence ATGCCAGTACGAGCCTCTCCAAATCCCGCGCGATCGTCGCGCGGTGTGCACGGCGCTTCACCGGTGGACTGGTCCGCGTTCAGGCTCGGCGCGTCATCGCGGAAAAAGGACCGAATTGACCCGGCTTCGGGGGGACGCTACGTGACCGGCGTGGCCAGCGATCCCTCACGTCCGGCGTCGCGGTTCGCGCCGAAGCCCCCGTGGCTCAAGGTCCGCGCCCCCGGCGGCGAGACGTACACGAACCTGAAGCAGACGTTCCGCGCGCTCGACCTCCACACCGTGTGCGAGGAGGCGCGCTGCCCGAACGTGGGGGAGTGCTGGGGCGAGGGCACCGCGACGGTGATGCTCCTCGGCGACGTGTGCACGCGCGGCTGCCGCTTCTGCGCGGTGACGAGCGGCGATCCGCGCGGCGCGGTCGACGTGCGCGAGCCGGAGCACGTCGCGCGCGCGATCGCGCGGCTCGGCCTCCAGTACGTCGTCATGACGATGGTCGATCGCGACGACCTCCTCGACGGCGGCGCGGCGCACGTCGCCAAGACGGTGACGCGCCTCCGCGAGCTCCGCCCCGACATCCTGATCGAGACGCTGCTTGGCGATTTCGGCGGACATCACGATTACGTTGATTTGACGGTGCAGGCCCAGCCGCACGTCTGGGCGCACAACATCGAGGTGGTGAGGCGCCTCCAGCGCACGATCCGCGACGTCCGCTGCAGCTACGAGAAATCGCTCGGCGTCTTGAAGCACGTGAAGGACGTCGATCCGGAGCGCATCACGAAGACGTCGATCATGGTCGGCATCGGCGAAGAGGACGACGAGGTGCTCGAGACGATGGCGGACCTCCGCGCGGCGGGCGTCGACCTCCTCACGATCGGCCAGTACCTCCGTCCGACGCCGAAGCACGCGGAGGTGCATCGCTTCGTCACGCCGGAGGCCTTCGCGCGCTTCGCAGAGGAGGGGAAGAAGCTCGGCTTCGCGTACGTCGCGAGCGCGCCGCTCGTGCGCAGCTCCTACAAGGCGGCGGAGGTCTTCGTGCGCAGCGTGCTCCGGCCGGACGATCCCGCGGCGGCGGGGAAGCTCCTCGAGGAGCGGCTCGCCGAGGCGCGCCGCGCCGCGGCCGCGATCGACGGCTCGGACGTGCCGAAGACGACGAGCGAGCTCGCCGCGCGCGCGACCGCCGCGTTGCTCCCGGCGACGAGCCTCGTCCGCAAGCCGTCGTGA